Proteins found in one Anopheles aquasalis chromosome 3, idAnoAquaMG_Q_19, whole genome shotgun sequence genomic segment:
- the LOC126578082 gene encoding titin isoform X2, whose protein sequence is MATASGHRMEQSTGMGPRKTLIIMVTVVGCVAILWPKVFYPMMVGNGQNKNVIKDHRGAGCCGVVLDQETFANASISYADQQKQQQQQQQQNLFRKRSYAPFVEIESIRQERPPHLRPEAMHPAMRERGSAIHGGERPHTPPRIVEGRPGPIPGMRPPMGAGSHQATKSANSMGFIMPLYTIGIVSFFIYTIMKLIFKKTPATPYAEVKPDPAFRNEVFTTTEPYIKRPDDGTTKLGQSVSASTSVTNAELVAPVASSASAVDTVASVAHSSVQSELSNDYEQLAASQPLPEQFHQSASNDDVKPETILANGLNGPADEQEIEKAEAATPLKDEQPPHDPTTEKVVDGIVVKKVVSFEEVSAGGSDRVLDVEQGYDVPDSVSAVTEEEIVVQRVVEQTAAAPSLEIQQPKEEMDVVVAEPIVSSEVPIEDKKQIEEPIETVADESEGPSITEQPAEISTTSEVANESAVTATEPTSELITFEEPTPEATVNEIVQEESAATVLERSDEEQQQTVEETVETTPTVDEIVEKTVPKIPEEATITVEEEIVAALKEESEPVQPEIRAEHESVATIEKNEDTTEPQAPVEEVLVSKDLQSGLLADALREDEATNVQLEVQETTAAANVVPEDDYPDLVIDNEMAIRVNETVEDITHAAEQLVCEVLEKAEELAKQQEEGEQQYPELPAYDPATQKLVDGIVIERFDPEVTKDAEIAATSSAASAELGLDVADQASQFVPEDDGPDVDSISEDTSLSVASVIEQQPLVKEGTEEVTTLPEALITTELLVDRTSSEPVIVDGSDQPTVETENVLEPEHTAGPSEPVQRNPESSNRKSVSIEEVHDDAPIADHTEGKVIEEHIIPISIAKEESAAGAMTITEVSADEPFVESPHDSKTASTLSSPLVTAVPVMDVIDEQQEQASEHQDNQDTGAVSVDALEHVTKEALVERTLNEAAAVVNEIESIVDHIITEKLIQSGGVPVDANAADTLPGGPPRLAASAALVVEAIESKSAASASVPSMMVSSSISNQATLISTTPSDTFEPVAAPPSTVITNGLTNLNGGTICDTNQPTPDGSLASESSTCTITASLDASFPIPVIKSPQAAIPESVDSPVPQHAIAPASTSETQSIHFAADPPASKSIAITETGVAANGSTGSYVVPEEREIERHTAPAPATATAATATTAATAATAASTSIGQVPTSVSNVTNPKFFTLNLANYSTSNNSSGNNSNRSSFSIPNLSQSQVALPVGGGDSADQLMELELLRKKLDETERAMTKIIANMGNIPKGQETNVTTEEATAASSEQQEPATEEQKEQETIMKDTEAKKEQSQPAPATNGHAIQPVDDAVTEAEVSPEIRQSKGKRDRSTERGTVKVMAMEVTAQRENGKRLSRPMTPLLPMGHAETTTAGTAGTEEHETRSILLDGRLPHDSKILVADAETAVEKLEPENSEEEEDAPVILSGKMTLSLINMDFIEKDATGTVAVGEIVTELHKPQEEITTGAVAGKGGD, encoded by the exons atggccacggccagcggCCATCGAATGGAGCAGAGCACAGGGATGGGTCCCCGAAAGACCCTGATCATCATGGTGACGGTCGTCGGTTGTGTCGCCATACTGTGGCCTAAGGTTTTCTATCCCATGATGGTGGGCAACGGGCAGAACAAGAATGTCATCAAAGATCATCGTGGCGCCG GTTGCTGTGGAGTCGTACTGGACCAGGAAACGTTTGCCAATGCGTCGATCAGTTATGCcgaccagcagaagcagcagcaacagcaacaacagcagaatcTGTTCCGCAAGCGCAGCTATGCACCGTTCGTAGAGATTGAGA GTATACGACAGGAGCGACCGCCGCATCTCCGCCCGGAGGCGATGCATCCAGCGATGCGCGAACGAGGAAGCGCCATTCACGGTGGAGAACGTCCGCATACCCCGCCAAGGATCGTGGAAGGCAGA CCCGGTCCCATACCTGGTATGCGCCCACCTATGGGAGCTGGATCACATCAAGCCACCAAATCCGCCAACTCAATGGGTTTCATAATGCCACTCTATACCATCGGTATAGTTTCATTCTTCATCTACACCATCATGAAA CTGATATTCAAAAAGACACCGGCCACACCGTACGCTGAGGTGAAACCAGACCCGGCGTTCCGCAATGAGGTCTTCACCACGACGGAACCGTACATCAAGCGACCGGACGATGGTACGACGAAGCTCG GACAATCGGTTTCGGCAAGCACGAGCGTCACGAACGCTGAGCTGGTTGCACCGGTGGCTTCGTCTGCCAGTGCCGTTGATACTGTTGCCTCGGTAGCGCATTCCTCCGTCCAGTCGGAGCTATCGAACGATTATGAGCAGCTGGCTGCTAGCCAGCCGCTCCCGGAGCAGTTTCACCAGAGTGCTAGTAACGACGATGTTAAACCGGAAACTATTCTGGCCAACGGATTGAACGGCCCGGCCGACGAACAGGAGATCGAGAAGGCTGAAGCGGCCACCCCGCTTAAGGACGAGCAACCGCCTCACGATCCAACTACCGAGAAGGTAGTTGATGGAATCGTTGTGAAAAAGGTTGTGTCGTTCGAGGAGGTATCCGCTGGTGGCTCCGATCGAGTGTTGGATGTAGAACAGGGATATGATGTTCCCGATAGCGTTTCGGCGGTCACCGAAGAGGAAATTGTTGTACAACGTGTCGTTgaacaaactgctgctgcaccctcaTTGGAAATCCAGCAGCCCAAAGAAGAGATGgatgtggttgttgctgagcCGATTGTGAGCAGCGAGGTGCCCATTGAAGATAAAAAACAGATCGAGGAACCGATTGAAACCGTTGCGGATGAGTCAGAGGGTCCATCGATCACTGAACAGCCTGCAGAGATTTCTACTACCAGTGAGGTGGCGAACGAAAGTGCAGTAACTGCAACTGAACCGACGAGCGAACTTATTACCTTCGAGGAACCTACACCAGAAGCTACTGTAAACGAAATTGTCCAGGAGGAAAGTGCAGCCACTGTTCTTGAGCGAAGCGAcgaagagcaacagcaaacagtagAAGAGACGGTAGAAACCACGCCGACAGTGGatgaaattgttgaaaaaaCAGTACCTAAAATCCCTGAAGAGGCCACCATTACCGTAGAGGAAGAGATTGTAGCGGCATTGAAGGAAGAGAGTGAACCCGTGCAGCCTGAAATTCGCGCTGAACATGAATCAGTAGCAACGATTGAGAAGAACGAGGATACCACGGAACCGCAAGCTCCGGTTGAGGAAGTGCTGGTTTCCAAGGACCTTCAGTCCGGTCTACTGGCGGATGCCCTGCGAGAGGATGAAGCTACGAACGTACAGTTGGAGGTCCAGGAGACCACGGCTGCCGCTAACGTGGTGCCGGAGGATGATTATCCTGATTTGGTGATTGATAACGAAATGGCCATTCGTGTGAACGAGACGGTTGAAGATATTACACACGCGGCGGAACAGTTGGTTTGTGAAGTGCTGGAAAAAGCGGAAGAACTGGCcaagcagcaagaagaaggcGAACAGCAATATCCCGAGCTACCGGCTTATGATCCGGCCACCCAGAAGCTGGTCGATGGCATCGTAATTGAACGTTTCGATCCGGAGGTAACGAAGGATGCGGAAATTGCCGccacttcttctgctgcatcCGCTGAGCTTGGGCTGGATGTGGCTGACCAAGCGAGCCAGTTCGTTCCGGAAGATGATGGCCCTGACGTTGATTCTATCAGCGAGGACACGTCGCTCAGTGTAGCGTCCGTAATCGAGCAGCAACCGTTGGTGAAGGAGGGAACGGAAGAGGTGACCACCCTACCGGAAGCCTTGATCACGACCGAGTTGTTGGTCGATCGGACGTCTAGTGAGCCGGTCATTGTGGATGGTAGCGATCAGCCGACGGTGGAGACGGAGAACGTTCTGGAGCCCGAGCACACAGCGGGACCGTCGGAACCCGTTCAGCGGAACCCAGAATCTTCAAACCGAAAGAGTGTCTCGATCGAGGAAGTGCACGATGATGCTCCGATTGCCGATCACACCGAAGGCAAGGTAATCGAAGAGCACATCATACCGATTAGCATCGCGAAGGAAgaaagtgctgctggtgctatgACCATCACGGAAGTGTCCGCTGATGAGCCGTTTGTTGAATCACCGCACGACTCGAAAACTGCTAGCACGCTCTCCAGTCCACTGGTAACCGCTGTCCCGGTGATGGATGTGATCGatgaacagcaggagcaggccTCCGAGCATCAGGATAATCAGGACACTGGCGCCGTTTCGGTAGACGCGCTCGAGCATGTGACGAAGGAGGCTCTGGTAGAGCGTACGCTTAATGAGGCCGCCGCCGTAgtgaatgaaatcgaatcgatcgttgATCATATCATCACCGAGAAGCTCATCCAAAGTGGAGGAGTGCCAGTGGATGCAAACGCTGCCGATACGCTACCCGGTGGCCCACCCCGATTGGCCGCTTCTGCTGCGCTGGTAGTCGAAGCTATCGAGTCCAAGTCAgccgccagtgccagtgtgccaaGCATGATGGTTTCCAGTAGCATTAGTAATCAGGCCACACTCATCTCCACCACACCATCCGACACCTTCGAGCCAGTCGCAGCGCCACCCAGCACTGTCATCACTAACGGGCTTACTAATCTGAATGGTGGAACGATTTGCGATACTAATCAACCTACGCCAGACGGTTCCCTAGCGTCCGAATCATCGACATGCACAATCACAGCTTCATTGGACGCCTCATTCCCTATCCCCGTCATCAAGTCACCGCAGGCAGCGATCCCAGAGTCTGTGGATTCCCCCGTACCCCAGCATGCTATCGCACCAGCCAGTACCAGTGAGACACAGAGTATCCATTTTGCCGCAGATCCGCCAGCAAGCAAGagcatcgccatcaccgagaCCGGTGTCGCAGCTAATGGATCAACCGGGAGCTACGTCGTACCCGAGGAACGCGAGATCGAGCGACacacggcaccagcaccagccacagcaaccgcagcaaccgcaacaaccgcggcaaccgcagcaaccgcGGCATCGACTTCAATTGGCCAAGTACCGACCAGTGTCAGCAACGTTACTAATCCCAAATTTTTCACTCTGAATCTTGCTAACTATAGCACTAGCAACAACAGTAGTGGTAACAATAGCAATCGCTCGTCCTTCTCGATACCTAACCTCTCGCAGTCGCAGGTTGCTTTGccggttggtggcggtgacagTGCCGACCAGCTGATGGAGCTTGAACTGTTGCGCAAGAAATTGGACGAAACGGAGCGTGCAATGACTAAAATTATCGCCAATATGGGCAACATCCCGAAGGGCCAG GAAACAAATGTAACGACGGAGGAGGCGACTGCAGCTTCTTCGGAACAACAGGAACCAGCTAccgaggagcagaaggagcaggaaACTATCATGAAGGATACCGAGGCGAAGAAGGAACAGTCACAGCCGGCACCGGCTACCAACGGTCACGCTATCCAACCAGTCGACGATGCAGTGACCGAGGCTGAAGTGAGCCCGGAGATACGACAGTCCAAGGGTAAGCGCGATCGCAGTACCGAGCGTGGAACGGTAAAGGTGATGGCCATGGAGGTGACGGCTCAGcgggaaaatggcaaacggctTAGCCGACCTATGACACCATTGCTTCCGATGGGACATGCGGAAACG ACAACCGCTGGTACAGCAGGAACCGAAGAGCATGAGACACGTTCCATCCTGCTCGATGGACGGTTACCGCACGATTCGAAGATCCTGGTGGCCGATGCTGAGACGGCAGTTGAAAAGCTGGAACCGGAAAattccgaagaagaagaggatgcACCG GTAATTTTGAGCGGCAAAATGACTCTTTCGTTGATCAACATGGATTTCATCGAAAAGGATGCAACAGGAACGGTTGCGGTGGGAG AGATTGTTACTGAGCTGCACAAACCACAGGAAGAAATCACGACGGGTGCGGTTGCCGGTAAGGGTGGTGATTAG
- the LOC126578082 gene encoding titin isoform X4 gives MATASGHRMEQSTGMGPRKTLIIMVTVVGCVAILWPKVFYPMMVGNGQNKNVIKDHRGAGCCGVVLDQETFANASISYADQQKQQQQQQQQNLFRKRSYAPFVEIESIRQERPPHLRPEAMHPAMRERGSAIHGGERPHTPPRIVEGRPGPIPGMRPPMGAGSHQATKSANSMGFIMPLYTIGIVSFFIYTIMKLIFKKTPATPYAEVKPDPAFRNEVFTTTEPYIKRPDDGTTKLAWKDHSARQSVSASTSVTNAELVAPVASSASAVDTVASVAHSSVQSELSNDYEQLAASQPLPEQFHQSASNDDVKPETILANGLNGPADEQEIEKAEAATPLKDEQPPHDPTTEKVVDGIVVKKVVSFEEVSAGGSDRVLDVEQGYDVPDSVSAVTEEEIVVQRVVEQTAAAPSLEIQQPKEEMDVVVAEPIVSSEVPIEDKKQIEEPIETVADESEGPSITEQPAEISTTSEVANESAVTATEPTSELITFEEPTPEATVNEIVQEESAATVLERSDEEQQQTVEETVETTPTVDEIVEKTVPKIPEEATITVEEEIVAALKEESEPVQPEIRAEHESVATIEKNEDTTEPQAPVEEVLVSKDLQSGLLADALREDEATNVQLEVQETTAAANVVPEDDYPDLVIDNEMAIRVNETVEDITHAAEQLVCEVLEKAEELAKQQEEGEQQYPELPAYDPATQKLVDGIVIERFDPEVTKDAEIAATSSAASAELGLDVADQASQFVPEDDGPDVDSISEDTSLSVASVIEQQPLVKEGTEEVTTLPEALITTELLVDRTSSEPVIVDGSDQPTVETENVLEPEHTAGPSEPVQRNPESSNRKSVSIEEVHDDAPIADHTEGKVIEEHIIPISIAKEESAAGAMTITEVSADEPFVESPHDSKTASTLSSPLVTAVPVMDVIDEQQEQASEHQDNQDTGAVSVDALEHVTKEALVERTLNEAAAVVNEIESIVDHIITEKLIQSGGVPVDANAADTLPGGPPRLAASAALVVEAIESKSAASASVPSMMVSSSISNQATLISTTPSDTFEPVAAPPSTVITNGLTNLNGGTICDTNQPTPDGSLASESSTCTITASLDASFPIPVIKSPQAAIPESVDSPVPQHAIAPASTSETQSIHFAADPPASKSIAITETGVAANGSTGSYVVPEEREIERHTAPAPATATAATATTAATAATAASTSIGQETNVTTEEATAASSEQQEPATEEQKEQETIMKDTEAKKEQSQPAPATNGHAIQPVDDAVTEAEVSPEIRQSKGKRDRSTERGTVKVMAMEVTAQRENGKRLSRPMTPLLPMGHAETTTAGTAGTEEHETRSILLDGRLPHDSKILVADAETAVEKLEPENSEEEEDAPVILSGKMTLSLINMDFIEKDATGTVAVGEIVTELHKPQEEITTGAVAGKGGD, from the exons atggccacggccagcggCCATCGAATGGAGCAGAGCACAGGGATGGGTCCCCGAAAGACCCTGATCATCATGGTGACGGTCGTCGGTTGTGTCGCCATACTGTGGCCTAAGGTTTTCTATCCCATGATGGTGGGCAACGGGCAGAACAAGAATGTCATCAAAGATCATCGTGGCGCCG GTTGCTGTGGAGTCGTACTGGACCAGGAAACGTTTGCCAATGCGTCGATCAGTTATGCcgaccagcagaagcagcagcaacagcaacaacagcagaatcTGTTCCGCAAGCGCAGCTATGCACCGTTCGTAGAGATTGAGA GTATACGACAGGAGCGACCGCCGCATCTCCGCCCGGAGGCGATGCATCCAGCGATGCGCGAACGAGGAAGCGCCATTCACGGTGGAGAACGTCCGCATACCCCGCCAAGGATCGTGGAAGGCAGA CCCGGTCCCATACCTGGTATGCGCCCACCTATGGGAGCTGGATCACATCAAGCCACCAAATCCGCCAACTCAATGGGTTTCATAATGCCACTCTATACCATCGGTATAGTTTCATTCTTCATCTACACCATCATGAAA CTGATATTCAAAAAGACACCGGCCACACCGTACGCTGAGGTGAAACCAGACCCGGCGTTCCGCAATGAGGTCTTCACCACGACGGAACCGTACATCAAGCGACCGGACGATGGTACGACGAAGCTCG CCTGGAAAGATCATAGCGCAA GACAATCGGTTTCGGCAAGCACGAGCGTCACGAACGCTGAGCTGGTTGCACCGGTGGCTTCGTCTGCCAGTGCCGTTGATACTGTTGCCTCGGTAGCGCATTCCTCCGTCCAGTCGGAGCTATCGAACGATTATGAGCAGCTGGCTGCTAGCCAGCCGCTCCCGGAGCAGTTTCACCAGAGTGCTAGTAACGACGATGTTAAACCGGAAACTATTCTGGCCAACGGATTGAACGGCCCGGCCGACGAACAGGAGATCGAGAAGGCTGAAGCGGCCACCCCGCTTAAGGACGAGCAACCGCCTCACGATCCAACTACCGAGAAGGTAGTTGATGGAATCGTTGTGAAAAAGGTTGTGTCGTTCGAGGAGGTATCCGCTGGTGGCTCCGATCGAGTGTTGGATGTAGAACAGGGATATGATGTTCCCGATAGCGTTTCGGCGGTCACCGAAGAGGAAATTGTTGTACAACGTGTCGTTgaacaaactgctgctgcaccctcaTTGGAAATCCAGCAGCCCAAAGAAGAGATGgatgtggttgttgctgagcCGATTGTGAGCAGCGAGGTGCCCATTGAAGATAAAAAACAGATCGAGGAACCGATTGAAACCGTTGCGGATGAGTCAGAGGGTCCATCGATCACTGAACAGCCTGCAGAGATTTCTACTACCAGTGAGGTGGCGAACGAAAGTGCAGTAACTGCAACTGAACCGACGAGCGAACTTATTACCTTCGAGGAACCTACACCAGAAGCTACTGTAAACGAAATTGTCCAGGAGGAAAGTGCAGCCACTGTTCTTGAGCGAAGCGAcgaagagcaacagcaaacagtagAAGAGACGGTAGAAACCACGCCGACAGTGGatgaaattgttgaaaaaaCAGTACCTAAAATCCCTGAAGAGGCCACCATTACCGTAGAGGAAGAGATTGTAGCGGCATTGAAGGAAGAGAGTGAACCCGTGCAGCCTGAAATTCGCGCTGAACATGAATCAGTAGCAACGATTGAGAAGAACGAGGATACCACGGAACCGCAAGCTCCGGTTGAGGAAGTGCTGGTTTCCAAGGACCTTCAGTCCGGTCTACTGGCGGATGCCCTGCGAGAGGATGAAGCTACGAACGTACAGTTGGAGGTCCAGGAGACCACGGCTGCCGCTAACGTGGTGCCGGAGGATGATTATCCTGATTTGGTGATTGATAACGAAATGGCCATTCGTGTGAACGAGACGGTTGAAGATATTACACACGCGGCGGAACAGTTGGTTTGTGAAGTGCTGGAAAAAGCGGAAGAACTGGCcaagcagcaagaagaaggcGAACAGCAATATCCCGAGCTACCGGCTTATGATCCGGCCACCCAGAAGCTGGTCGATGGCATCGTAATTGAACGTTTCGATCCGGAGGTAACGAAGGATGCGGAAATTGCCGccacttcttctgctgcatcCGCTGAGCTTGGGCTGGATGTGGCTGACCAAGCGAGCCAGTTCGTTCCGGAAGATGATGGCCCTGACGTTGATTCTATCAGCGAGGACACGTCGCTCAGTGTAGCGTCCGTAATCGAGCAGCAACCGTTGGTGAAGGAGGGAACGGAAGAGGTGACCACCCTACCGGAAGCCTTGATCACGACCGAGTTGTTGGTCGATCGGACGTCTAGTGAGCCGGTCATTGTGGATGGTAGCGATCAGCCGACGGTGGAGACGGAGAACGTTCTGGAGCCCGAGCACACAGCGGGACCGTCGGAACCCGTTCAGCGGAACCCAGAATCTTCAAACCGAAAGAGTGTCTCGATCGAGGAAGTGCACGATGATGCTCCGATTGCCGATCACACCGAAGGCAAGGTAATCGAAGAGCACATCATACCGATTAGCATCGCGAAGGAAgaaagtgctgctggtgctatgACCATCACGGAAGTGTCCGCTGATGAGCCGTTTGTTGAATCACCGCACGACTCGAAAACTGCTAGCACGCTCTCCAGTCCACTGGTAACCGCTGTCCCGGTGATGGATGTGATCGatgaacagcaggagcaggccTCCGAGCATCAGGATAATCAGGACACTGGCGCCGTTTCGGTAGACGCGCTCGAGCATGTGACGAAGGAGGCTCTGGTAGAGCGTACGCTTAATGAGGCCGCCGCCGTAgtgaatgaaatcgaatcgatcgttgATCATATCATCACCGAGAAGCTCATCCAAAGTGGAGGAGTGCCAGTGGATGCAAACGCTGCCGATACGCTACCCGGTGGCCCACCCCGATTGGCCGCTTCTGCTGCGCTGGTAGTCGAAGCTATCGAGTCCAAGTCAgccgccagtgccagtgtgccaaGCATGATGGTTTCCAGTAGCATTAGTAATCAGGCCACACTCATCTCCACCACACCATCCGACACCTTCGAGCCAGTCGCAGCGCCACCCAGCACTGTCATCACTAACGGGCTTACTAATCTGAATGGTGGAACGATTTGCGATACTAATCAACCTACGCCAGACGGTTCCCTAGCGTCCGAATCATCGACATGCACAATCACAGCTTCATTGGACGCCTCATTCCCTATCCCCGTCATCAAGTCACCGCAGGCAGCGATCCCAGAGTCTGTGGATTCCCCCGTACCCCAGCATGCTATCGCACCAGCCAGTACCAGTGAGACACAGAGTATCCATTTTGCCGCAGATCCGCCAGCAAGCAAGagcatcgccatcaccgagaCCGGTGTCGCAGCTAATGGATCAACCGGGAGCTACGTCGTACCCGAGGAACGCGAGATCGAGCGACacacggcaccagcaccagccacagcaaccgcagcaaccgcaacaaccgcggcaaccgcagcaaccgcGGCATCGACTTCAATTGGCCAA GAAACAAATGTAACGACGGAGGAGGCGACTGCAGCTTCTTCGGAACAACAGGAACCAGCTAccgaggagcagaaggagcaggaaACTATCATGAAGGATACCGAGGCGAAGAAGGAACAGTCACAGCCGGCACCGGCTACCAACGGTCACGCTATCCAACCAGTCGACGATGCAGTGACCGAGGCTGAAGTGAGCCCGGAGATACGACAGTCCAAGGGTAAGCGCGATCGCAGTACCGAGCGTGGAACGGTAAAGGTGATGGCCATGGAGGTGACGGCTCAGcgggaaaatggcaaacggctTAGCCGACCTATGACACCATTGCTTCCGATGGGACATGCGGAAACG ACAACCGCTGGTACAGCAGGAACCGAAGAGCATGAGACACGTTCCATCCTGCTCGATGGACGGTTACCGCACGATTCGAAGATCCTGGTGGCCGATGCTGAGACGGCAGTTGAAAAGCTGGAACCGGAAAattccgaagaagaagaggatgcACCG GTAATTTTGAGCGGCAAAATGACTCTTTCGTTGATCAACATGGATTTCATCGAAAAGGATGCAACAGGAACGGTTGCGGTGGGAG AGATTGTTACTGAGCTGCACAAACCACAGGAAGAAATCACGACGGGTGCGGTTGCCGGTAAGGGTGGTGATTAG